Below is a genomic region from Penaeus monodon isolate SGIC_2016 chromosome 33, NSTDA_Pmon_1, whole genome shotgun sequence.
AATAACATGtacttttcaaaatatatttttttctgtttattgctTAAAATTATAATCACATGATTACTAATCTACTGTATTGTAaatcaaatcaataaaataaaggaaCTTCAAACTCCTcaaaattctataaaataattttccaaaatgcatattatcaaatattatctttctaacatttatataaacattttacttctcattaattTCTGTGAGCTGCTTTAGCTGTATTAAACTCTTCAGTAAaaataaagcttaaaaaaaatttcacaaccTTGCTATACTGTTTCTaaaataccttttctatataaGATCAACCAAGTACTGTAAATAATTGCTTGATCCTGTTTTGCAGTATCTTTTAATCATAGCCCTCCTGGTACTTCACTTAATATAAAACCTCTAATTTCTCATCCATTTCCTCATGACTACACTGAATCTAGCAGACATCTACTATAAAACTGATTGGCACAATTCTTTTGTCTCAACACAGTGTCTGAAATCTTCATTACAACTCCAGCCACCTAAGAGATTCACTATCTTGGTCCAGACGTAAGAAGGAAATGCAGATGAGAGGTTACCAGCCAATGAACTGGGTGCTTGGTCACTGTCCTGAACTACCCTTTTCTCTATGACACTGGATAATAAACTCATTATCACTGGAAGGCAAACTGTTGTGCCTTAGGAGAGGTATAATTGCAGACATGAATGTGCTTATTTCATGTGATATATATGGCAAAATATATTTGACTGGTATGGTGCTATTTGACAAACTCCTCCAAATACCATTATGAAAGCAAATGAAAAATTCTTGTGCATACCACCTATGTACACAATGGAACATTAGTGATTTAAAAGACATCTGTTCCTTGATGTATAACCATTTTCAGTATCATCATACAACAGAAATgcatttttaaatggaaatgtaCTGCTTAAAAATGTCCCACcattaaaaagaaattagaatcacactttaaaaaatgttataatatatctatactaaaacTTCAAATCTGattaagattataaaataaaacaaagcccTTAAATCGGAGTAActcaaatttcattaaaaaactaTTCTTTAAATATTAAGTACATCATCATCCCTCAGCACNNNNNNNNNNNNNNNNNNNNNNNNNNNNNNNNNNNNNNNNNNNNNNNNNNNNNNNNNNNNNNNNNNNNNNNNNNNNNNNNNNNNNNNNNNNNNNNNNNNNNNNNNNNNNNNNNNNNNNNNNNNNNNNNNTCATAAACTTTTATCTGATGTTATTCATCTTATCCTGAGTTATGGAGAACTGCTCTCTTCTCCTGGCATCTAAATCCCGAGCCTTGCTATAAAGCAGCACCCCTGCAATGACCACGGCTGTCCCCACGCCACTCAGCAGGGTCACAGGGTTGCCAAACAGAAGCACTGACAGCCAGATCAGGAATGCTCTTTTGGTGGTATTGGCAACACTGCAAGAAATATATAAAGGCATAAAGACATGCAGGACATTGGATGTATCTAAAGCTACAactatgaataagaataaaatgttAGAGAACTGAAGAATaagactataaaaataaaaaataagataattcaaagaagaaaaaagaagaataatgagcagaaagacaacaagaaaagagaagaagaagaaagagaagagggcaaagaagaaaaaaagaaagcaaagatgagagaggaaaaagagagaaaaaacaaacaaacataaaacagacagaaaaaagagaaagggaaagagaaaaatagagaagaaaataaaaagaaagatgaaagatgatagagaagaaaaaCCAAGATCCTTCCCACTCCTTACCTATAAGTCACAGGATTGACGTAAGACATGAGGACATAAGCGGTGATTGTCTGGCCGTGGAAGGAGATTCCATCAAGCAGAATGGCTGTGGCCAGATTCTTGCTCATCTGTTGGCTGAGTTTATTGAAGTCGACCAAGAAGTACCAGGTGGGCACCTGGAGCATGACGGCTGCCAGGTTAGGGTAGAACTGCAACTCAGCTGGACTGTCGGGGAATTAACAGTGTTTAGTTTCAAACCacagaaaaatacattttaatataggAAAAGTATGAAGAAAAACATTNNNNNNNNNNNNNNNNNNNNNNNNNNNNNNNNNNNNNNNNNNNNNNNNNNNNNNNNNNNNNNNNNNNNNNNNNNNNNNNNNNNNNNNNNNNNNNNNNNNNNNNNNNNNNNNNNNNNNNNNNNNNNNNNNNNNNNNNNNNNNNNNNNNNNNNNNNNNNNNNNNNNTGACacttttataaaaatgatgagaaaCTTACTTGTAAATATAGGCTTTATTGGAGAGAAGGGACTTGGAGACCACACtctgaacacactcacacaaattagTCGTTAAGGCACAGACAAAACCAATTAGGCTAAAGGAGAGCTCGTTGCTGGAGCACAGAGCAAGTCCAAGCATCACTGGGATCAACGACAAGAAGACAAAAGCACCTGTTCTTTCACCTGTAAGAGAATTTTTCTTCAGTCACAACAGATCATAATTGgctattaaaaatacaaaatctgcattaaatataataatcttttataaattatattcccattatatttgtaaattgattaataaacaaaatgaatgtaCACAGATATGGGCAGCAACGTGATATGTGTATCGTCAATTCCTACTGACTGACACTTTTGTATTGGTATCAGTAATGCCTGTGGCACTCAATAACAGTATCCTAGGGTGTTTTTCTAAAGATGTattgaaaaaaatcaacacattGCTACATTTACATAANNNNNNNNNNNNNNNNNNNNNNNNNNNNNNNNNNNNNNNNNNNNNNNNNNNNNNNNNNNNNNNNNNNNNNNNNNNNNNNNNNNNNNNNNNNNNNNNNNNNNNNNNNNNNNNNNNNNNNNNNNNNNNNNNNNNNNNNNNNNNNNNNNNNNNNNNNNNNNNNNNNNNNNNNNNNNNNNNNNNNNNNNNNNNNNNNNNNNNNNNNNNNNNNNNNNNNNNNNNNNNNNNNNNNNNNNNNNNNNNNNNNNNNNNNNNNNNNNNNNNNNNNNNNNNNNNNNNNNNNNNNNNNNNNNNNNNNNNNNNNNNNNNNNNNNNNNNNNNNNNNNNNNNNNNNNNNNNNNNNNNNNNNNNNNNNNNNNNNNNNNNNNNNNNNNNNNNNNNNNNNNNNNNNNNNNNNNNNNNNNNNNNNNNNNNNNNNNNNNNNNNNNNNNNNNNNNNNNNNNNNNNNNNNNNNNNNNNNNNNNNNNNNNNNNNNNNNNNNNNNNNNNNNNNNNNNNNNNNNNNNNNNNNNNNNNNNNNNNNNNNNNNNNNNNNNNNNNNNNNNNNNNNNNNNNNNNNNNNNNNNNNNNNNNNNNNNNNNNNNNNNNNNNNNNNNNNNNNNNNNNNNNNNNNNNNNNNNNNNNNNNNNNNNNNNNNNNNNNNNNNNNNNNNNNNNNNNNNNNNNNNNNNNNNNNNNNNNNNNNNNNNNNNNNNNNNNNNNNNNNNNNNNNNNNNNNNNNNNNNNNNNNNNNNNNNNNNNNNNNNNNNNNNNNNNNNNNNNNNNNNNNNNNNNNNNNNNNNNNNNNNNNNNNNNNNNNNNNNNNNNNNNNNNNNNNNNNNNNNNNNNNNNNNNNNNNNNNNNNNNNNNNNNNNNNNNNNNNNNNNNNNNNNNNNNNNNNNNNNNNNNNNNNNNNNNNNNNNNNNNNNNNNNNNNNNNNNNNNNNNNNNNNNNNNNNNNNNNNNNNNNNNNNCAGTGACAAGTACCTGACACTCANNNNNNNNNNNNNNNNNNNNNNNNNNNNNNNNNNNNNNNNNNNNNNTTTACATATTCACATATCAGCTTggatattttcttacaataaagTATTGGCAATGATGTATTGGTGATAcatgtattatcaatatcaccataatTGTCTTCGAAGAATTTACTTCAGCCAATTTTCAAGTATCTATGTATTGGTATTGCCTTAGATAATTCTGTGTATCAATGCCCATCACNNNNNNNNNNNNNNNNNNNNNNNNNNNNNNNNNNNNNNNNNNNNNNNNNNNNNNNNNNNNNNNNNNNNNNNNNNNNNNNNNNNNNNNNNNNNNNNNNNNNNNNNNNNNNNNNNNNNNNNNNNNNNNNNNNNNNNNNNNNNNNNNNNNNNNNNNNNNNNNNNNNNNNNNNNNNNNNNNNNNCAACATCTACTTACCCAAGTATAGCCATGCAATCAAGACTGTAAATAGTGGTGCTGAGCTCTTGACAGTTTCAGCAAAGCTAACTGCCACAAAGTAGATGGCAATCAAACCAAACATTATGGTCCCCAGTCTGGATANNNNNNNNNNNNNNNNNNNNNTGTTATCAATACTTGGGTGGTATATACTCCTAGTCTGCTTTTTATGCTACACATTTCCTAACCATAAAATGTGTTTAATATTCATGATCTGCTGTTGAAAATATGCAATTGATCTTTTACCTGCTTATTCTTATCACCAAGAACAACTGTATTCCTGTTCATCCCAATTATTGCCTGGATCACTATTTTATTTTGTCCATGATTATTACCGATTCGTTTCTATCCTAACTTTAAGCCAGACACCCCAAAGAACACTCACTGGAGCAGGCCAAGAGTAGCCATCCCCTTGACAAAGTTGGCTGGTTTCTTCTGGCCCAACACTGGCTTGTACGTGCCCAGTGGATAACGCAGCTGGATGAGCCCACATACCATGGTGATCAGCATCTGCATACCGCCTGGAGGAAATGATGAAGTggcatatggaaaaaaatatatgctttggTTGGTGTGGAGTATGGATAGTGGTAAGCTGGTAAAGACTTGATACTGTTAACATCTAACATGCAAGAGAGTTTGtttcttaaaattttctatatttgttaAACTCAATTTGtaaatgtttagatttttttaaacatctgtggcttctttGCATAAATGAAGACCAGATGAATAGTGCAACACTTTAAAAGATTCAGCCTGGAAAGTTCCCGGATTGTTATTTGAATCCTAagtgaaaaggagaataaagtatAAAACATATGAATCCTACANNNNNNNNNNNNNNNNNNNNNNNNNNNNNNNNNNNNNNNNNNNNNNNNNNNNNNNNNNNNNNNNNNNNNNNNNNNNNNNNNNNNNNNNNNNNNNNNNNNNNNNNNNNNNNNNNNNNNNNNNNNNNNNNNNNNNNNNNNNNNNNNNNNNNNNNNNNNNNNNNNNNNNNNNNNNNNNNNNNNNNNNNNNNNNNNNNNNNNNNNNNNNNNNNNNNNNNNNNNNNNNNNNNNNNNNNNNNNNNNNNNNNNNNNNNNNNNNNNNNNNNNNNNNNNNNNNNNNNNNNNNNNNNNNNNNNNNNNNNNNNNNNNNNNNNNNNNNNNNNNNNNNNNNNNNNNNNNNNNNNNNNNNNNNNNNNNNNNNNNNNNNNNNNNNNNNNNNNNNNNCACTCAattaaaatgggtaaaaaaaaagagtNNNNNNNNNNNNNNNNNNNNNNNNNNNNNNNNNNNNNNNNNNNNNNNNNNNNNNNNNNNNNNNNNNNNNNNNNNNNNNNNNNNNNNNNNNNNNNNNNNNNNNNNNNNNNNNNNNNNNNNNNNNNNNNNNNNNNNNNNNNNNNNNNNNNNNNNNNNNNNNNNNNNNNNNNNNNNNNNNNNNNNNNNNNNNNNNNNNNNNNNNNNNNNNNNNNNNNNNNNNNNNNNNNNNNNNNNNNNNNNNNNNNNNNNNNNNNNNNNNNNNNNNNNNNNNNNNNNNNNNNNNNNNNNNNNNNNNNNNNNNNNNNNNNNNNNNNNNNNNNNNNNNNNNNNNNNNNNNNNNNNNNNNNNNNNNNNNNNNNNNNNNNNNNNNNNNNNNNNNNNNNNNNNNNNNNNNNNNNNNNNNNNNNNNNNNNNNNNNNNNNNNNNNNNNNNNNNNNNNNNNNNNNNNNNNNNNNNNNNNNNNNNNNNNNNNNNNNNNNNNNNNNNNNNNNNNNNNNNNNNNNNNNNNNNNNNNNNNNNNNNNNNNNNNNNNNNNNNNNNNNNNNNNNNNNNNNNNNNNNNNNNNNNNNNNNNNNNNNNNNNNNNNNNNNNNNNNNNNNNNNNNNNNNNNNNNNNNNNNNNNNNNNNNNNNNNNNNNNNNNNNNNNNNNNNNNNNNNNNNNNNNNNNNNNNNNNNNNNNNNNNNNNNNNNNNNNNNNNNNNNNNNNNNNNNNNNNNNNNNNNNNNNNNNNNNNNNNNNNNNNNNNNNNNNNNNNNNNNNNNNNNNNNNNNNNNNNNNNNNNNNNNNNNNNNNNNNNNNNNNNNNNNNNNNNNNNNNNNNNNNNNNNNNNNNNNNNNNNNNNNNNNNNNNNNNNNNNNNNNNNNNNNNNNNNNNNNNNNNNNNNNNNNNNNNNNNNNNNNNNNNNNNNNNNNNNNNNNNNNNNNNNNNNNNNNNNNNNNNNNNNNNNNNNNNNNNNNNNNNNNNNNNNNNNNNNNNNNNNNNNNNNNNNNNNNNNNNNNNNNNNNNNNNNNNNNNNNNNNNNNNNNNNNNNNNNNNNNNNNNNNNNNNNNNNNNNNNNNNNNNNNNNNNNNNNNNNNNNNNNNNNNNNNNNNNNNNNNNNNNNNNNNNNNNNNNNNNNNNNNNNNNNNNNNNNNNNNNNNNNNNNNNNNNNNNNNNNNNNNNNNNNNNNNNNNNNNNNNNNNNNNNNNNNNNNNNNNNNNNNNNNNNNNNNNNNNNNNNNNNNNNNNNNNNNNNNNNNNNNNNNNNcaacacaaaaaacaagcaagcatTAAGATAGTCCTAGCATCTTTCAGTAATGGAAAACTATAATGCAAAAACAACTACATAAGGAATATAACAAACTCCTTTGCTGCTAGATGGAatgtaatgaagaagaaaaaatggaataacaaGCTAGATGTGGGAATTGTTAAGAATACAAGAGATGTTAATTCAACAGAGAAACTAACACTGTGCACTTAAGAAAGATCTGAAAGGTCTTAAACAACAGTCACAAAATAATAAAGCAACATAAATCTGTTGAATATCGATTTCCTTTTTCTAAATATCCTACGTAAATGTTCCCATCGAAAAATTACCTAAGCTTTAGACTTCCAACCTTCTCTCAGACCTTTCCATCTGCACAATGACCGTGATATATTACGTACAAAGGACATGGGGGTCGGCATTTTGGTATGTGAGGATATATTTGTTGAGGAAGAGGGTAATGCCGCTAAAGATGTACCACAGCACCAGGAAGAGGATTGCCCGCGGGTGCTGTAGGCCCACGTTCTTGACTCTCTTGCCCCCCGCTTCCATGTCCTTTGAGGATGTGCCATTCTGCTGCGTGATCAGCTGAACGTCCTCCCCGTCGTCTGATAAGCTGACCTGGAAGAGGGGGTCGCTTGAGTGATGCCACTTGTTCTGCACTCTTATTTACTATGACTGACTGACAATTCTTANNNNNNNNNNNNNNNNNNNNNNNNNNNNNNNNNNNNNNNNNNNNNNNNNNNNNNNNNNNNNNNNNNNNNNNNNNNNNNNNNNNNNNNNNNNNNNNNNNNNNNNNNNNNNNNNNNNNNNNNNNNNNNNNNNNNNNNNNNNNNNNNNNNNNNNNNNNNNNNNNNNNNNNNNNNNNNNNNNNNNNN
It encodes:
- the LOC119593947 gene encoding solute carrier family 35 member E2A-like isoform X1, which gives rise to MSGDSEEMRGRFWKWLTGMPLGPGLFVSSLKPSLPIPSTRSRLPSMSSTKVSLSDDGEDVQLITQQNGTSSKDMEAGGKRVKNVGLQHPRAILFLVLWYIFSGITLFLNKYILTYQNADPHVLCGMQMLITMVCGLIQLRYPLGTYKPVLGQKKPANFVKGMATLGLLQLGTIMFGLIAIYFVAVSFAETVKSSAPLFTVLIAWLYLGERTGAFVFLSLIPVMLGLALCSSNELSFSLIGFVCALTTNLCECVQSVVSKSLLSNKAYIYNPAELQFYPNLAAVMLQVPTWYFLVDFNKLSQQMSKNLATAILLDGISFHGQTITAYVLMSYVNPVTYSVANTTKRAFLIWLSVLLFGNPVTLLSGVGTAVVIAGVLLYSKARDLDARRREQFSITQDKMNNIR
- the LOC119593947 gene encoding solute carrier family 35 member E2A-like isoform X2 encodes the protein MPLGPGLFVSSLKPSLPIPSTRSRLPSMSSTKVSLSDDGEDVQLITQQNGTSSKDMEAGGKRVKNVGLQHPRAILFLVLWYIFSGITLFLNKYILTYQNADPHVLCGMQMLITMVCGLIQLRYPLGTYKPVLGQKKPANFVKGMATLGLLQLGTIMFGLIAIYFVAVSFAETVKSSAPLFTVLIAWLYLGERTGAFVFLSLIPVMLGLALCSSNELSFSLIGFVCALTTNLCECVQSVVSKSLLSNKAYIYNPAELQFYPNLAAVMLQVPTWYFLVDFNKLSQQMSKNLATAILLDGISFHGQTITAYVLMSYVNPVTYSVANTTKRAFLIWLSVLLFGNPVTLLSGVGTAVVIAGVLLYSKARDLDARRREQFSITQDKMNNIR